The proteins below come from a single Streptomyces spongiicola genomic window:
- a CDS encoding DNA primase family protein, with translation MTSTGNDDVLFDFDPAAVAAQIRVQGVLPVPAQGGEPPVATGGATQYGLLPDTLTDRGNAKLFVKLYANDYRHVPGIGWYRWDTTRWQIDEDDTVVWAAGDLAENIAGSDPRGLFTTQALHQHRRRALSTSGVNAMLTQAKAAPGMVLNAALLDADPYALCTPEGIVDLRTGLVKTPDPNKDFHSRSTAVGPQQGPTPRWDRFLTDTFGDDAEGREMIGFLQLLLGYSVTGDVGGQILPFLFGAGKNGKSVLLDVLMKLLGDYADAAPPGFLMARPYEGHPTDLAELHGRRVIVCSEVKHGDKFDEARVKLLTGGDRIKARRMRQDFFSFQPTHKLWLLGNHRPEVGTGGFAFWRRMRLIPFERVVSDDRKIDNLADILVTEEGPGILGWLIQGARRYVGGEKDLTGPERVRIATTAYAETEDHTGRFFEECCVIGGELRAEQTGLYAAYRAWCQNEGAPIMSSRAFAARARELVGLASPKEMILSNQRKYYPGIGVLADEERQASA, from the coding sequence ATGACCTCTACCGGCAATGACGATGTCCTGTTCGACTTCGATCCCGCCGCCGTTGCCGCGCAGATCCGTGTTCAGGGTGTACTTCCCGTCCCGGCTCAGGGCGGCGAGCCGCCCGTCGCCACCGGAGGGGCGACCCAGTACGGTCTGCTGCCCGACACCCTGACGGACCGGGGCAACGCGAAGCTGTTCGTGAAGTTGTACGCCAATGATTACCGTCACGTCCCGGGTATCGGGTGGTACCGGTGGGACACCACCCGGTGGCAGATCGACGAAGACGACACGGTGGTATGGGCAGCCGGTGACCTTGCGGAGAACATCGCCGGCAGCGACCCGCGAGGGCTGTTCACCACACAAGCCCTCCACCAGCACCGGCGGCGAGCCCTGTCCACTTCGGGCGTGAACGCGATGCTCACCCAAGCCAAGGCGGCCCCGGGGATGGTCCTCAACGCGGCCCTGCTGGACGCCGATCCGTATGCCCTGTGCACGCCTGAAGGCATCGTCGACCTCCGCACGGGTCTGGTGAAGACTCCGGACCCGAACAAGGACTTCCACTCGCGCTCCACCGCGGTGGGCCCCCAGCAGGGGCCCACGCCACGCTGGGACCGATTCCTCACCGACACCTTCGGGGACGACGCCGAGGGCAGGGAGATGATCGGTTTCCTTCAACTGCTTCTCGGCTACTCGGTCACCGGCGACGTCGGAGGTCAGATCCTGCCCTTCCTCTTCGGGGCTGGCAAGAACGGCAAGAGCGTGCTGCTCGACGTGCTGATGAAACTGCTCGGAGACTACGCGGACGCGGCCCCGCCCGGCTTCCTCATGGCCCGCCCCTACGAAGGCCACCCGACGGACCTGGCCGAACTCCACGGGCGACGTGTGATCGTCTGCTCGGAGGTCAAGCACGGAGACAAGTTCGACGAAGCACGGGTCAAACTCCTCACCGGCGGCGACCGCATCAAGGCCCGCCGGATGAGGCAGGACTTCTTCAGTTTCCAGCCCACCCACAAGCTGTGGCTGCTCGGCAACCACCGACCAGAGGTCGGCACCGGAGGCTTCGCCTTCTGGCGCCGAATGAGGCTGATCCCGTTCGAGCGAGTCGTCTCCGACGACCGAAAGATCGACAACCTGGCGGACATTCTCGTGACGGAGGAAGGGCCCGGCATTCTGGGCTGGCTCATCCAAGGGGCCCGTCGATACGTCGGCGGGGAGAAGGACCTGACAGGCCCTGAGCGTGTGCGTATCGCGACAACCGCCTACGCGGAGACCGAGGACCACACGGGCCGCTTCTTCGAGGAGTGCTGTGTCATCGGCGGCGAACTGCGAGCGGAGCAGACCGGCTTGTACGCCGCGTACCGGGCGTGGTGTCAGAACGAAGGAGCACCCATCATGTCCTCACGCGCGTTCGCCGCG
- a CDS encoding bifunctional DNA primase/polymerase: MPAELGSSLSDSHRPASEASFVSGSLTVAQWCARRGWPVHPLAHGRKTPAANCDGCRRPGHVAAGCACLHSGRWCHGFHAATLDQRRINRWWTANPLFGVGVACGPAGLVVIDIDAHQAEPPDRNRILPGIPISENVDLTGLANGFHTIAVLAALRGVPSPADDEGTLRVRTPSGGLHVWYRAGDNRRWQCSSGSSGSRALAWQVDVRAHGGYIVAPGTTTSAGTYLPVGEVRHPAVLPTWLAQELERTGHLPGPHIPAPRSVPPRAQQAVLAAGGGRGAVTHVLGAVLAPVQECGQVAEGAGFTDALNRAAYTLGGLVAAGRLVQEDAERALVETAHSARPGQERRAEQIIRSGMAAGLKRPLHPGSCR, from the coding sequence ATGCCTGCTGAGCTGGGGTCCTCACTCAGCGACTCACACAGGCCTGCCTCAGAGGCCTCGTTCGTCAGTGGGTCGCTGACCGTGGCTCAGTGGTGCGCGCGTCGCGGCTGGCCGGTGCATCCCCTCGCCCACGGTCGTAAGACCCCTGCCGCGAACTGTGACGGCTGCAGGCGTCCCGGCCATGTCGCCGCGGGTTGTGCGTGCCTGCACTCCGGCCGCTGGTGTCATGGCTTCCACGCGGCCACCCTGGACCAGCGACGCATCAACCGATGGTGGACGGCGAACCCCCTTTTCGGAGTGGGTGTCGCATGTGGCCCCGCAGGGCTGGTCGTCATCGACATCGATGCTCATCAGGCTGAGCCTCCAGATCGGAACCGCATTCTTCCCGGCATCCCCATCTCCGAGAACGTGGACCTCACCGGTCTCGCCAACGGATTCCATACGATCGCCGTTCTGGCGGCCCTGAGAGGAGTTCCCAGCCCTGCGGACGACGAGGGCACGCTGCGGGTCAGGACTCCTTCCGGTGGGCTCCACGTCTGGTACCGGGCAGGAGACAATCGTCGCTGGCAGTGCTCCAGCGGGTCCAGTGGGAGCCGTGCCCTTGCCTGGCAGGTCGACGTCCGGGCTCACGGTGGCTACATTGTGGCGCCCGGTACGACGACCAGCGCGGGAACATACCTGCCTGTCGGGGAAGTCCGCCATCCGGCAGTGCTTCCCACCTGGCTTGCCCAGGAACTCGAGCGCACCGGACATCTTCCCGGGCCTCACATCCCCGCTCCGCGGTCGGTCCCGCCCCGAGCTCAGCAGGCGGTACTGGCGGCTGGTGGCGGCCGAGGTGCGGTGACCCACGTACTGGGCGCTGTCCTGGCCCCCGTTCAGGAGTGTGGTCAGGTGGCCGAGGGAGCTGGGTTCACGGACGCCCTCAACCGGGCGGCCTACACTCTCGGAGGGCTCGTAGCGGCGGGCCGTCTCGTCCAGGAGGATGCCGAGCGCGCCCTTGTCGAGACCGCACATTCAGCCCGCCCTGGTCAGGAGCGCAGGGCAGAGCAGATCATCCGTAGCGGTATGGCGGCCGGCCTCAAGCGCCCCTTGCATCCAGGGAGCTGCCGATGA